A single region of the Hyphomicrobiales bacterium genome encodes:
- a CDS encoding Tripartite-type tricarboxylate transporter receptor subunit TctC — protein sequence MNKTISRRLVTGLAAAATVAAGLGLSLGSAAAAYPERPITMIVPFAAGGPTDVIARIVAENMSKTLGQQIIVENVAGAGGTTGSTRAAQAAPDGYTLVMGHMGTHGAAPALYPNLKYDPAKDFAPVGLAAGTPILIVAKKDFPAKDLKEFVAYVKANADKVNQAHAGVGSVSHTTCTLLDAQLGIKPTLVPYGGTGPALNDLVSGQVDFMCDQIVNLVPQIQAGTIKAYGVAIPERSPSLPDVPTTKEAGLPEYQVSAWNAIFAPKGTPQDVIAKLNNALVVALDDENTRKRLLDLGGVIADKPGRSPQALQDLVVSEVARWTPVLKGANDK from the coding sequence ATGAACAAGACCATTTCGAGGCGCCTTGTGACGGGCCTCGCGGCTGCCGCCACCGTTGCCGCGGGCCTTGGCCTTTCGCTGGGAAGCGCCGCCGCGGCTTATCCCGAGCGGCCCATCACGATGATCGTTCCCTTCGCGGCGGGCGGCCCGACGGACGTGATCGCGCGTATTGTCGCCGAGAACATGTCGAAGACGCTTGGGCAGCAGATCATCGTGGAAAACGTGGCCGGCGCCGGCGGCACCACGGGCAGCACGCGTGCAGCCCAGGCGGCGCCTGATGGCTATACCCTTGTGATGGGCCATATGGGGACCCACGGCGCCGCGCCAGCGCTCTACCCCAACCTGAAATATGATCCGGCCAAGGATTTCGCGCCCGTCGGCCTCGCTGCGGGAACGCCGATCCTCATCGTCGCGAAGAAGGATTTCCCGGCCAAGGATCTCAAGGAATTCGTGGCCTATGTGAAGGCCAATGCCGACAAGGTCAACCAGGCCCATGCCGGCGTCGGCTCGGTGTCGCACACCACCTGCACCTTGCTCGACGCGCAGCTCGGCATCAAGCCGACGCTGGTCCCCTATGGAGGCACCGGCCCGGCGCTGAACGACCTCGTTTCCGGCCAGGTCGACTTCATGTGCGACCAGATCGTGAACCTGGTTCCGCAGATCCAGGCCGGCACGATCAAGGCCTATGGCGTGGCCATTCCCGAGCGTTCGCCCTCGCTGCCTGACGTCCCGACCACCAAGGAAGCCGGCCTACCGGAATACCAGGTGAGCGCCTGGAACGCGATTTTCGCGCCGAAGGGCACGCCTCAGGACGTCATCGCGAAGCTGAATAATGCGCTCGTCGTGGCGCTGGATGATGAGAACACCCGCAAGCGCCTGCTCGACCTCGGCGGCGTTATCGCCGACAAGCCCGGCCGGTCCCCGCAGGCTCTTCAGGATCTCGTCGTCAGCGAAGTGGCGCGGTGGACGCCCGTGCTGAAGGGCGCCAACGACAAGTAA
- a CDS encoding Uncharacterized 52.8 kDa protein in TAR-I ttuC' 3'region has protein sequence MDIIAHLALGFSTALTLQNIGLCLLGCLIGTLVGVLPGVGPIATITMLLPITFGIDPVGALIMLAGIYYGAQYGGSTTAILVNIPGEATAVVTTLDGHEMAKQGRAGTALGIAAIGSFFAGTVATLMIAAVAVPLTKLALLFGPAEYFSLMVMGLVFAVVLARGSVLKAMAMILAGLLLATVGTDLETGEERMTFGYGPLADGIDFAILAMGIFGFAEVLRNLEVTEHRDVVRKAIGRLLPSLAELRQSAPSILRGTVIGSILGILPGNGAVLGPFASYSLEKKIAKEPRRFGRGAIEGVAGPESANNAGAQTSFIPLLTLGIPPNAVMALMVGAMTIHGIVPGPQVMTRNPNMFWGMIASMWIGNLMLLVINLPMIGLWVKLLKVPYRLMFPAILIFSSIGVYSINNSPADVVFTAIFAVIGYGILKLGFEPAPLLLGYVLGKLMEENLRRALIISRGDLMTFVERPVSAGLLLIAVGLLAVAVLPSIRKSRDEVFTE, from the coding sequence ATGGACATCATCGCTCATCTTGCGCTCGGATTCTCCACGGCGCTGACCCTGCAGAACATCGGGCTGTGCCTGCTCGGCTGCCTCATCGGAACACTGGTCGGCGTGCTGCCGGGCGTCGGCCCCATCGCGACCATCACGATGCTGCTGCCGATTACCTTCGGCATCGATCCGGTCGGTGCGCTCATCATGCTGGCGGGCATTTACTACGGCGCCCAATATGGCGGCTCGACGACCGCCATTCTCGTCAACATCCCGGGAGAGGCAACCGCCGTCGTCACGACCCTCGACGGCCACGAAATGGCGAAGCAAGGCAGGGCGGGCACAGCGCTCGGCATTGCGGCCATCGGCTCCTTCTTTGCGGGTACGGTGGCAACGCTGATGATTGCTGCCGTCGCCGTGCCGCTGACCAAGCTCGCGCTCCTCTTCGGCCCGGCGGAATATTTCTCGCTCATGGTGATGGGCCTTGTCTTCGCGGTGGTGCTGGCGCGCGGCTCGGTGCTCAAGGCCATGGCCATGATCCTCGCGGGCCTCCTGCTCGCCACCGTCGGCACGGATCTCGAGACCGGCGAGGAGCGCATGACATTCGGCTATGGCCCACTCGCGGACGGTATCGACTTCGCCATTCTGGCCATGGGAATTTTCGGCTTCGCCGAGGTGCTGCGCAATCTGGAAGTGACGGAGCACCGTGATGTCGTCCGCAAGGCGATCGGCCGCCTGCTGCCGTCGCTCGCGGAACTCAGGCAATCGGCTCCATCGATCCTGCGGGGCACCGTCATCGGCAGCATCCTCGGGATATTGCCCGGCAATGGCGCCGTGCTCGGCCCCTTTGCCTCCTACTCGCTGGAAAAGAAAATCGCCAAGGAACCGCGGCGCTTCGGCCGTGGCGCCATCGAGGGTGTGGCTGGCCCGGAATCCGCGAACAACGCAGGCGCGCAGACATCCTTCATTCCGCTGCTGACCCTCGGCATTCCGCCGAATGCCGTGATGGCGCTGATGGTTGGCGCCATGACCATTCACGGCATCGTGCCGGGCCCGCAGGTAATGACACGCAACCCCAATATGTTCTGGGGCATGATCGCGTCGATGTGGATCGGCAACCTGATGCTGCTCGTCATCAACCTCCCGATGATCGGCCTGTGGGTGAAGCTGCTCAAGGTACCCTATCGCCTGATGTTTCCGGCGATCCTGATCTTCTCGAGCATCGGCGTCTATTCCATCAACAATTCGCCGGCCGACGTGGTCTTCACCGCCATCTTCGCTGTCATAGGCTATGGCATCCTCAAGCTGGGTTTTGAACCAGCGCCACTGCTGCTCGGTTATGTCCTTGGCAAGCTGATGGAGGAGAACCTGCGGCGGGCGCTCATCATTTCCCGCGGCGACCTGATGACCTTCGTGGAACGTCCGGTGAGCGCCGGCCTTCTCCTGATTGCCGTGGGACTGCTCGCCGTGGCCGTCCTGCCGTCGATCCGCAAGAGCCGGGACGAGGTCTTCACGGAGTAA
- a CDS encoding Tripartite tricarboxylate transporter TctB family protein, with product MAQHGERPAAGAVRHLIRGPQNFAAGLSLIGIAILAFWASSDLTQGSLRAMGPGMLPRTIATLLALCGLILIAISFMKDGETLERWHLRGPFFVCLGLIAFAATVRTVGLAVAGPLLAIISGFASPETRIKELIVFAIAMTAFSIGLFKYGLNLPIPVFIIPGVMYY from the coding sequence ATGGCTCAGCACGGGGAACGCCCAGCAGCAGGGGCAGTGCGTCACCTCATCCGTGGTCCTCAGAATTTTGCAGCTGGCCTGAGCCTGATTGGTATCGCAATCCTCGCGTTCTGGGCGTCCAGTGACCTGACGCAAGGATCGCTCAGGGCCATGGGGCCCGGCATGCTGCCCCGCACCATCGCTACCCTTCTGGCGCTCTGCGGCCTCATCCTCATCGCTATTTCCTTCATGAAGGACGGAGAAACGCTGGAGCGCTGGCATCTGCGCGGGCCATTCTTCGTCTGCCTCGGGCTCATCGCCTTCGCGGCCACCGTCAGAACCGTTGGTCTCGCGGTCGCGGGGCCCCTGCTCGCGATCATCTCCGGCTTTGCCTCACCGGAAACGCGCATCAAAGAACTGATCGTCTTTGCGATTGCGATGACGGCCTTTTCGATCGGCTTGTTCAAATACGGGCTCAACCTGCCGATCCCCGTCTTCATCATTCCCGGCGTCATGTATTACTGA
- a CDS encoding conserved exported hypothetical protein (Evidence 4 : Unknown function but conserved in other organisms) has product MRLSRLGVAALIAACVLPATAMAEPRYTDEGRGTFLRFLDAPAADEPMRRSPTLHLSFGGPDYRAVMDTGSTGIVVAASLIPGVDSLPVVAPGKLTYTSSGRIMRGDWVMTPVTISGVGGDAITTRPLPVLAVRQIDCFENARDCQPTDDPRHVVMLGVGFSREGDQQSQSTPDKNPFLNLPEMGEADKPGRLRRGYVVTRAGVHVGLTRANTEGEFRFVKLARKDDGSDWAPIPGCISIGGGEPACGTALIDTGVSVMYLTVPRDQEAGFVTQGDHGRTLVPGTQVTVTFSARPSNEAPGYLFTAGMGGDPLAPSRIVLVGGKDRPTFVNTSVHALNGFDYLYDADEGYVGFRRLGR; this is encoded by the coding sequence ATGCGTCTGTCACGACTGGGTGTCGCGGCCCTGATCGCGGCGTGTGTGCTGCCCGCGACTGCTATGGCCGAGCCGCGCTACACCGACGAGGGCCGCGGGACGTTTCTGCGGTTTCTCGATGCGCCGGCCGCGGACGAGCCCATGCGCCGTTCGCCGACGCTGCATCTTTCCTTCGGCGGGCCCGACTATCGGGCCGTGATGGATACGGGCTCAACCGGCATCGTGGTCGCGGCAAGCCTCATTCCCGGTGTCGACAGCCTGCCGGTGGTCGCGCCGGGCAAACTGACCTACACGAGTTCCGGCCGCATCATGCGCGGGGACTGGGTCATGACGCCCGTGACGATCAGCGGCGTTGGCGGGGATGCCATCACCACCCGCCCCCTGCCTGTTCTCGCCGTGCGCCAGATCGACTGTTTTGAGAACGCGCGCGACTGCCAGCCCACGGATGATCCGCGTCACGTGGTCATGCTCGGCGTCGGCTTCTCGCGCGAAGGCGACCAGCAGAGCCAAAGCACACCGGACAAGAACCCCTTCCTCAACCTGCCCGAAATGGGCGAGGCCGATAAGCCCGGCCGCCTTCGGCGCGGCTATGTGGTGACGCGGGCCGGCGTGCATGTGGGCCTCACCCGCGCCAATACGGAAGGCGAGTTCCGCTTCGTGAAGCTCGCCAGGAAAGACGACGGCAGTGACTGGGCGCCCATACCCGGGTGCATCAGCATCGGCGGCGGCGAGCCCGCTTGCGGCACGGCCTTGATCGATACCGGCGTTTCCGTGATGTATCTGACCGTGCCCCGGGACCAGGAAGCCGGTTTTGTCACCCAGGGCGACCACGGCCGCACGCTCGTGCCGGGCACTCAGGTCACGGTCACCTTCAGCGCACGCCCTTCCAATGAAGCGCCCGGCTATCTCTTCACGGCCGGAATGGGCGGTGATCCGCTTGCGCCATCACGAATCGTCCTGGTCGGCGGCAAGGATCGCCCGACTTTCGTGAACACCAGCGTCCACGCCCTCAATGGTTTCGACTATCTCTACGATGCCGATGAAGGCTATGTCGGCTTCCGCCGGCTGGGGCGCTAG
- a CDS encoding conserved hypothetical protein (Evidence 4 : Unknown function but conserved in other organisms) gives MQTTITGTTLPVLQINLEAGEKIIAEPDQLSWLAGPVKLTTTTATAGSSGFWGSMGRALTGGGLFMTEFEAEGGAGLVAFTAQIPGSLHEVQVGGGRSYFIHHHGFLCATAGVELGIGFQQSLGAGIFGGDGFTLQKLSGTCTAWVELGGETVIYDLKEGEGLQVHPGHVGMFEDTVNFQLTTIRGVKNVMFGGDGLFLAQLTGPGKVWLQTLTAPKLAHALAHYLPKAER, from the coding sequence ATGCAGACAACGATTACCGGCACGACGCTTCCCGTTCTGCAAATCAATCTCGAGGCCGGTGAGAAAATCATCGCCGAGCCTGACCAGCTCTCCTGGCTCGCAGGCCCGGTCAAGCTCACGACCACCACGGCGACTGCCGGCTCAAGTGGTTTCTGGGGATCCATGGGGCGGGCGTTGACGGGTGGCGGCCTGTTCATGACGGAATTCGAGGCGGAGGGAGGCGCGGGGCTTGTCGCCTTCACCGCCCAGATCCCCGGCAGCCTCCACGAGGTGCAGGTGGGCGGCGGCCGCTCCTATTTCATCCACCACCACGGCTTCCTCTGCGCCACCGCCGGCGTTGAACTCGGCATAGGGTTCCAGCAATCGCTCGGCGCCGGGATCTTCGGGGGCGACGGCTTCACGCTGCAGAAGCTCTCCGGCACGTGCACAGCCTGGGTCGAGCTGGGCGGCGAGACTGTCATCTACGACTTGAAAGAAGGCGAGGGCCTGCAGGTCCACCCCGGCCATGTCGGCATGTTCGAGGATACCGTCAATTTCCAGCTGACAACCATCCGCGGCGTCAAGAATGTGATGTTCGGCGGTGATGGGCTGTTCCTGGCCCAGCTCACCGGGCCGGGCAAGGTCTGGCTGCAGACGCTAACGGCGCCGAAACTGGCGCACGCGCTGGCCCATTACCTGCCCAAGGCCGAACGCTGA
- a CDS encoding N-acetylglucosamine-6-phosphate deacetylase — MTDVPTRFALSGADVFDGRTRHRKHALIVDEGRIRAIVPSRELPANIEIVHADGGLVTAGFIDLQVNGGGGVLFNSQPTVDGIRDIVTAHARMGTTALLPTVITDHPEVTYGAITAVRQAIAQGIEGCLGIHIEGPFIAPAKKGAHDPELIRDLNDGELLRLTHTGLRHVMITLAPEAVNSQQIAALIKAGVTVSIGHSNATYDQAMALFQAGARCVTHLFNAMSQFGSRDPGVVGAALASEQVWCGLIADGHHVHPATLNTAMQAKRGLPFFLVSDAMPTAGSSEDSFLLNDREVKRVGDRLTLEDGTLAGSDLVLVDAVRFMADTVGVALEEALRMASLYPAMALGVTTDYGRLVPGRRADIVHLTEDLSVEGVWVGGKPVDAMHHEPSPNADVSSAA, encoded by the coding sequence ATGACGGACGTCCCAACGCGTTTTGCACTCTCGGGCGCTGACGTTTTCGACGGCCGAACCCGCCACCGCAAACACGCGCTTATCGTCGATGAGGGCCGCATCCGCGCGATCGTGCCATCGCGGGAGCTGCCGGCGAATATCGAGATCGTCCACGCCGATGGCGGCCTCGTCACCGCTGGTTTCATCGATCTGCAGGTCAATGGCGGCGGCGGCGTGCTGTTCAACAGCCAGCCGACCGTCGACGGCATTCGCGATATCGTGACGGCCCATGCCCGCATGGGGACGACCGCCCTGCTTCCGACCGTCATCACCGATCATCCCGAAGTCACGTACGGCGCCATCACCGCTGTGCGCCAGGCCATTGCCCAAGGGATCGAGGGGTGCCTCGGCATCCATATCGAGGGGCCCTTCATCGCCCCCGCGAAGAAGGGCGCCCATGACCCGGAGCTGATCCGAGATCTGAATGACGGCGAATTGCTGCGGCTGACCCATACGGGTCTGCGCCATGTCATGATCACCCTCGCGCCCGAGGCCGTGAACAGCCAGCAGATTGCCGCGCTCATCAAGGCCGGCGTGACGGTCTCGATTGGCCATAGCAACGCCACCTACGACCAGGCCATGGCCCTGTTCCAAGCGGGCGCGCGCTGCGTCACCCACCTCTTCAACGCCATGAGTCAGTTTGGCAGCCGCGATCCCGGCGTCGTCGGCGCCGCGCTCGCCAGCGAGCAGGTGTGGTGCGGGCTCATCGCCGACGGACACCATGTGCATCCCGCCACCCTGAACACAGCCATGCAGGCTAAGCGCGGCCTGCCCTTCTTCCTCGTCAGCGACGCGATGCCAACGGCCGGCTCGTCCGAGGACAGCTTCCTCCTGAACGACCGGGAGGTAAAACGCGTCGGCGATCGCCTGACGCTGGAGGACGGCACGCTCGCCGGCTCGGACCTCGTCCTTGTCGACGCCGTGCGTTTCATGGCCGACACGGTCGGCGTCGCGCTGGAGGAAGCACTGCGCATGGCCTCACTCTATCCAGCCATGGCGCTCGGCGTCACGACGGACTACGGGCGGCTCGTGCCGGGGCGGCGCGCCGACATCGTGCATCTGACGGAAGATCTGAGTGTCGAAGGCGTCTGGGTCGGCGGCAAACCGGTTGACGCCATGCATCACGAGCCGTCACCCAATGCCGACGTAAGCTCGGCTGCATGA
- a CDS encoding hypothetical protein (Evidence 5 : Unknown function), with product MEDFGIQRVESFRPVQPQDSAGSLIVAFDYCHTGLRIVLHLVPTSYHGRQATSRSDVVTAS from the coding sequence ATGGAGGACTTCGGCATTCAACGCGTTGAGAGCTTCAGGCCTGTTCAGCCGCAGGATAGCGCAGGATCCCTGATTGTCGCGTTCGACTACTGCCACACCGGCCTCCGTATTGTCTTGCATCTGGTGCCCACGTCCTATCATGGTCGGCAGGCAACGTCTCGATCTGACGTAGTGACCGCCTCCTGA